TGATCCTCGAGCACACATGGGCTGTCTTTGAGAATAAAGCCCTATTGTCTTGGAGGCCTGCCTCCGCCTCTTCCCCTGCCTAGTCCAGGTTTAGGCCCCCGAGCATTTCCAGGAGGTTGGCTTCTTGGTCCAGGGGCCCGGGTCACCACCCTCCTGGGATTGGAAGCAGCCAGTGACACATCTTTTTGCAGGTGAACCCCTCTCCCATTGGCTGCTGCACCTGGCTTCATTTTTGGAGACTTGGTTCCTTTCTCAATGACAACTTCTGAAAATATTAACAGAGTACAAAGCCGACATAGGACGACATTCAGAGCAAAAAAAGTTAACAGTGCGTACGGTCTGTGCGTACTGGGTGGGCACGGCTCTTCCGCAGTCGGCGGAAATATCAAAGATTTGTCTGGCAGCAAGTCCTCCAAATCTTTCATGACTTGATTAGTGGTGTCCGTGTTGTTCCTGCGATTCTTCTCCTCATCTCGAGCCTTACAGGTTGACCAAATGGTTAATGGTCATTTGCTTGTTTCACCTGGAAATGAATGCATGAAGGAAATGCCAATACTCACCGTTTGCATCTTCTTTTTAAGGTCTACGTTTGCTTGTTGATATCCTTTTGACACTGCATTCAGATAGTAAATGGCCAGCCTGTTGCATAGAACAAATAAATGCGTCATTGCATGGAGAAAAAGAACACACACTTACTGCACAGTGAAATACAAtatcaaaatgttgaaaataccTTTGCAAAGTTAACTATGCTCACTTTTGAGGTATTCATTTAACGCTGTTTATGACTGTAGTTGTACTTTTCCTCACACTTACCGCTCTTTCCAACGTGACGATGGCATAGTATCTTATTTATTTGTGCAGGTTAGAGTGTGCAAGTGTAATTAAGGGTCTTGTGagcacacgtacagttttagaAGCACACATTCACTGCAGTAGTGATTTACAGGCTCCTCCTTGTTCAGGGTTCTATTCCTCCAAAAGGTTGAATTGTCCATCTATTCATTTCCTATAGCGCTCATTAGACTTGCAGCTGAGCTGGAGCCTCTCATAGCTAACTTTGGACCAAGGTAAATACGCCTCGCCAGCCAGTAGCAGGATTAGttatagaccaacaaccattcactgaTGGAAAATCTTGAGTTTTTTAGTAACCTAATGCATATGTTTATATCTGGTAGTCTTTGCATAATACTGCTGGTCACTAACGTGGAGCATGACTTCATTTGTgatggtacatttaattttaactTACACCATAAGAAGTACAGCAGGCATGATAAGTCCAGGGTTGGTGGCATAGCCAAATATGTCCCCAATGAAGGAAGGAAGATCCTGCTCTATAGTCTCCATGACTACGTCGTACATCTTCTCTTGGCCGCTGcaagtcaaataaaatgatcaaatacaattgattttcagttttgtaGCTTAACCTTTAAATGGAAGTTATTTCATCCGCTATTTTTGAATAACATCCAAAGCATACAGCCAATTACTGACCTGAATGGCCCACAGTCAAATGATGGAGACAGAGTCATTATAGTGTAGACCACTGGCAGCAGACTAAGGAAGAGCACAAGCAGCAGCAGACCCATGTAGAAGTTGTTGGAGCGTGAGGCCTTGAAGACTCGTTCATGAGGAACATTGCAGGCCATCACAGCCCAACATTGATAGTACATCGAACACAGGAGACGCAATACGTTCAGACCCACCAGCCCTGGAGCGTAAAATGCACCCATCCTGAAAGAAAAGTCATGGTTAGCAAAGCATATGTTTATCGGGATGCTGCAGTGTTACGTTACTTAATGTTCCCAAATCACCATATCATTCCTTGATTGAAGATGAGACCCAGCACATTTCCACTGATGTCAAACTCACCATATGAAGGCTGGAGTAAACAAATCGCAGGCATTTGAACATAATTTAAAACAGTTCCATTTTAAACATTACTCTCCTCCCTGAGCAGCTGTAATCATGTGTCTCACTTCCTGTAATTAAGTTCGCAGTGCAGTGCAATGTTTCACTCACTTCTTGGGATCATCTATCTTGATGCCACGTTGGAATGTATCAGGTTAACTTGATGCAATACAGTACTCATACATCAATAATCCAGTACATCACAAGCATAAACATAGTAAGAGCCCTTTCTGCTGCATGTATACCAGAAGAAACCTGATCAAGAACAAATTGAGCGTATGGTGACTCCTTGATAATAAGGGATAGACCTTGCTGCTCCCTGACTAGTAGATGCCGACATAAATTGTGAGTACCGTACTCACAAATCCGGCCTCCAGGTCCCAGCACCAACAGTAGTTGAGGAAGCGGACAGTGACAGCTCGCAGGAAGTCCCCGATCAGGATAGTCAAATAGTTCACTTGGATGTCAGAAACAATCAGCTTCACAAATTCCTGCAAAGCAAAATAAACGATGAGAACGAACAGAGCAAAGTGGCTTTGGGATGAGTTCAATAGGAGAATCATGTTGCTACTCTTACTGACAATGCCAACTGCAGTCTCCCAGCAGGGTCCTCTGATGACGTCGGCAGGATGGACATCAGGAGGAGGCACGTCTGTGGTGTTGAAGTAGCTGCTGTAGTTGCTACGGTACTCTTTTAACGCCCACTCGGTAGCATTCTTGATGGTCTTCTCACTCTCCAACTTAAGAATACCAAGTAGATGCATAGGCATGTCATGTATAAAATCTAGAATTGTTTTTTCATTAATCTTACAAATTAATCTTAACTCagtcagccaattctagaccaagtcggaaaagacttttaaaaacgtgtttgggaatgaatgagtttaatATAGACCCCAAAATGTTGACCCCAAAACACGAACAATTAGTTTCTGATCAGGAATATACATTCAGCCACGAAGACCCCTGAAGAGCAAACGGTGTAGCAACTAGTCCTCATTTTGCAACACAAATATGTTGGTCAATAAGTCCACTGTCTTTCTAACTCATTATTACATTTCtctccaacccccccacccccaccaccaccaccaccaccaccagaaaAGACTCTCCGGATTATGCCAAATCTGCTCTGCTGGCTAAGTGTGCTGTGGTGAATAGATATACTGTAACAAGTGGTGAGATCAGTCATAAACACATCTACTCTGTGccaacacttttttgtttgttttttcctgaatGGCGTGTGAAAGAAAATAGATACAGTAATAAAATACTGGACAAGCGCGATACAAAAAAACGGCTATTCACACACTGCCACGTCAGCCTTACCTTTGCATTGACCTCATCAAAAAGGGCAAAAAGGAAGGTGTAAAGGTTTCCCAGGAAAAGTGCAAAGATGCGTCCCAGTTGCCACTTGAGAGCAATTCGGGGATGATAATCTTCCAGTTCAGCGATGGTTTCAAAAAGAGGAGGACACACCAAGCCCAGCAAAGACATCACAAACTCCACCTAATGGATGTTTTATAGAGGGGtatgacaaacaaacacaaattttcATCCCACCTCTGTCCTGCATGAACCCAGGAGTCAGTATATGTGCACAAAATGTTCAGTGTCGACCTGCCTCGTTCTTTTCGAACCAGGAGAGTTCATCGTTATCCATGTCTGCAAATTCCTGGGAGCGCTTCACCACAAAGTAAATGAGGTAACCACTGCCTCCCAGGCTGCACAGGATCAGAACATTGGCAAGGACCCTGAGGAAGCGACGCAGGTGGATGTTTTCATCCTTCTGGTTTTCCTGTTCATCGACAATGGATTCCTACAGGTTACATTAAAACAACATTACAACAAATCTTAGGCATAAAGACTTACTTTTGTGGGTTGATATGGATTCTATGGgcaaaaaaacattgatgtgACGTTCAAAAGTGGACCAATTACCCATCGATAAGATTTTCTGTAGTTATAGAAAACTGAAATGATTCCTTGATGTAAATTCAGATTTTCCATTGTGGTCTCACCTTGAAGCTGGTGGTAATGGAGGCATATTTATTATCTGCTGTCTCGGGGTTTCCAATTAGATAATCCCAGCTGGTGAACATCTTCCAGCTGAAGGTGAACTCTCCCTCATCAGCACCGTCGCCTCCTTCGTTTGAGTTACGGGCCATCCTGTAAAGAAGACAAAAATCACATAGGCCACTTCTATTCAATTGACTGCAGCACCCTAAAAGTGCTTCTGTGTGTTTCATACGTTCTAATGACAACCATCAAGCTGTATCCAAAGATGCCAACGCCAACCAGCAAGTATGACAGGGGAAGTCTGAACTGCAGCACACCAATAGTTCGCTTATGGTCATAGTATCCGTAGaacaaaaaagaatatttgCAGTAACCCTGTGGGCAAGAAATAAAGGAaatgaaacaaagacaaaaagtaaTGTACTGACAAATGTAGTGGGATAGTGCACCATTACAGATAGGAATAGAAAATGTAACAACATGGACTCGGTGCTCCTTTTGAAGCTACAATAGTTTCCACTCTTATGTGTCGACCGTACAACTTTTTGGAGTGTGTTTGGGATAATGTTTCCCCATTGATCCATAAGAACATTTGTGAGACCAGAGATGACTGACGTTGGACCCGAAAAAAGACTTGGCTCAGTTTCATGGTTTCATttgatggggttgaggtcagggcaaATTGTTCTACACCCAACTCGTTCAAATAAAACTTGACGGTGCTTTCTTTGTGCACTGGGCCAAACACTTCCCACAAAGATGAATGCATAGAATTGCCCAATATATCCAATTCCTGAGCGACTAAATAAGTGAGTGATTAAGGAAAGTCTgccaaaaaacacacataatTAATAACTTTACTGCACCATGTCATTTTGGATTCATTTGTTGATTCCATGAAAGTTGGATAACGACAGTTGATCAATTAAACTCAGATTCTCACACCAAAATCGAAGAGCACAGAGAAGTCCATGGCTTTTGCCTGCTCCTGTCGCGGTACAGTTTTCCTGGGAATGGAGCCATATGGTAGACCCATGAGAATCTAATACACATGATACGGGTTACGGTTCAGACAGGAGGCACTCGATCGCTTTGTCAAATATAAAAGAATTGAAAGGGCTGTACCTCAGGCAGGACCACCAAGCCAAACATGAACCCAAACAGGACCAGGTTCAGTCCATACATCCACCTCAAAAATATGAAGTAGGATGCCACAGAGGACCCAAAGTGACCTACGAGCAGACGCTGAACTCAGCAGGGGAACCCAAATGCTTCATGAATTCCATTCTTTCTTGGAGAATATCGTAATGGTACCGACTTTCCACTTCCTTGATCTTCCCCTCCCAGGGTATGAAGGCTGTTTTGAAGTTCTCAAAGTCACGTTTGAACTTGATGAATTTCTAGGGAGAAATGTTGATATCATCACCTCTCAAACCACCAACAGTTATATTGTCACAGCTTTAACTGTCAACGAATGTGCCGATTAAACACTGTACCTTAGTCATCATGACTTTGAATGCgtacaatttctttcccttcccTTTCCCAAGAGCTCCTTCAAACTTTTCAATAAACTCCTGTGCCTCTCTATTGGAGGAGCGCAAAAAGTCAATCATTAGAAACGGAGAATGCTGGGAATAGGAACCGCTCAACGGTAGTTCATTCTGGTttgttaattaattttaaaatcgGGAAGTGAAGTGAGAAGGATGGAATGAATTACTGAGGGATGACGCTTCGTACATGGTAATGGTAGATGGAATGACCAGGGCACAAACCACCACACCACGCACAAAACTGTGTCGAGTTCATGAAAAAGTAATGACAACACACCTATCCTGTTCTGCTTACTTACACACATCTCTACTTTCgcataagccacaaaactttatcTATACTTTATAGTGTAGACATTGTTTGATTAACCTCTTAATTATCTTTCATTAAGTTCAAGTAccaactaccaaaaaaaacacaaaaaagcaagtatattgtcagaaaaaaaaagttttacgcTTTACACTTTGTATTAAACATTTGTTACAAGTATTATTTCGGAAACATCACTCCATCATTGGGAATTATTAAAAATGCTGGAAAACCAACACTGTTATCGAAAGTAATTGGAGAAACAGCAGTCACGCATACTGTTCGACATGCAGGACTAATCAACCAGAAAGCTCACATTACGATTTCCAGAGACGTGTGTGTCCGTTGTGACTTTCCTTACAGGTGCAAAGACTGCCTTAAAACAAGAGGGTGGCACAAATGCCTCACCATATTTGAAACCTATGCAGAGGGTTTGGCTTTGTATAACAGACAATACTTAGTTGCTCGGGATTGCAGATACGGTTTACAAACAAAGACTTTGATTTCAATGAAGTACAGTCAGTAGTTTGTAAAGGCTCGTGGCACTGTAAGAGAAGTGAAATAAGCAGTGAAAGCAGCAAACGAGCTTTAGTacgcatcatcatcataatcatcacaTGTACAGGACATACGTGATAGTAGGCTCTAAGAAAAGCATGTGAAAGGCTTTGCATGGAACAAATACTTAAaaagcaaatgcaaaaaaaagaagaagaagtgacaaaatttgggatttattttttgttgcaaaCGAGAAAGCAACACGAGGACAGGAGTTGAAATGAGCTTTTGGGATTGCATTCTTTACTTGAGTAATGTGAGTCTCCTCTTCATACGCCATGGTTTATTCCTTAGTGTGGCAACcagtttcttcttctcctctacCTCTTCCTTAAGGGCTGCCATCTCTCCTTCAGACAGAGATTCTTCAGCAGAgtcagaggaagaagaagagctgatgaagggaaagaaaagtcatttgccgtggttttttttttttttgcaactacGAATATTTCTTAAGACAAATGTAACTGTCGCAGACACCTGCCAGATCTTAACAGTGCTCATAAAAGTAAGCGTGTGCGTCTTCACTTAAGATTTATGATCAAgcagtttagattttttttttctcagtgatCAAAAACGCTGATAAGTTACGTATGGATGCAGTAACGGTTCATATACAATATAGTGAGGTAgaagctgttttatttttaaataatgtcaTTACAATTTTCCAACAAATAATGCTTGAGCTTTTAATGATGTCATATGATGACATATTGTGAGCCATTCTCTTTATAATTAACATCGATCTGTCTAAATTTTTTGCAACATTTAATCTGAAATATAATTAAGCTTGCTGTCTTCATTTAATGCTGCGGATCTTAGATAACAAACTTAACGTTCATACATTTGGACAAAATGGTTGTTCTCCCCGCAACCTCGTGCTCTATTCAAATCCCAAATTTAACTCAGCACACTCAATTTTCATTGTTCCCTGGATGCTACCATCTGTCTCGAAACAGATGGGAGGTCGAGTTTACGGAGGGTTTGCCTGAGTGCGGCGGTGAATAATAAACGATTGAGTGAATAATCTGAATAATGGATCATGCTTGACTTGCTGTACAGTTTACAGCAATTACAGTGGCAACATTTGATGCGTATGCTGAAAGATTCAAACAGGAGTTTTATCTGTGATTATATGTTCAACGGTACATTCTTCGGGCATACTGAGCTTTAGAAAAGTTGAAGGTCAGCAGGTATTGTGGGTGAGAGAGTCTCGCAGAGAATACTGCACCTGCTTCCCCTCTTCTTTTTGTCCTTCTCACCACCTTTATCATTCCCTTTTTTCCCTTTAGCATCTCCCTTCTTCTCTTTATTCTGCTcctctttgtccttttttgacACTAACTTTGCtccctttttcttcctcctgcGGTCCTCCTCACTCTCCTCTTCGCTTTCCTCCCTCGCTGCTTTCTTCCTGGAAGCTTTGGAGGCTTTAGTTTTCACACTCCTGTtaccatcctcatcctcttcttcatcgcTGTCCTGGTGCTGTGCTTTCTTCTGTCTTCCTCTCTTCCTCGGtgcctcatcctcctcttcttcacttTCCTCTTCGGCACTGTACAGCTTGGCTTTACGCTGAGCTTTGGCTTTTCTGCTTTTAATTCTTCTCCTGGCTTCTtctaaaaaatgtgaaaataatttttgggaATGAAAGATTcagtacatttgtttttttattgaattgtgATAAGAGAAttttacaaagtacaaacatTTTGTACTATGTAAAATCATTCCAAActttaaatgtcaacaaatgcaaCCGTTCAACCTGTGCAGTCTCATCTAGATTCAATATCCAATTtcaaacaagcaacaaaaatgtcttcattcTCATAATAATATTCAATTTGGATCGATGGAGTCAGACGTATTTATTGAAGAGCATCATACTGGGAGTCAGTTGAAATATTTGTCATCTTTTCTACCTACACAATGCAGCAAAATATTCATGAGTAAGCAAAATATTCATCTTTATCATTCTAAAGGCAGAATTTCTGATACAACTCCTGTATTGAGGCTCAGAAAATTATGTGAGTGCACTTAGAGTAAAACAGACAGTATGTGGAAAAGACAAGTTCAAGTGGAAAGCAAAACTGACTCACCTTCACTTCCACTGTCGACTACAGCATCCACCTCCATGCCAACTGGAACaagtaaaaagtcaaacaaatgatCCCTGACACCAGTTGAGGCTTGGAACATGAAGcatttttgacaaaagcatTCTCACCAACTTCAACATCAATAGTtgcatcatttctttttttagaagGCATTCTGTGTCAGTCGTTGATTATGTATTTGACCGATTTACTTATTCCTCTTCTGTCTGTTTCAGTCTCTGTCCATGAGTGAGGGAGCCTGACCCACCTGTGAAAGCAaaatatgcacacaaacacatgcacacacacgtacgggGGCAAATGTGCTCCAGTTTGGACTGCTCCTTGACAACAAAGGCCATCAGATGACAAGCAGTAGcacggggggggaaaaacagaaTTGAGCAACACTTAAACAGACAATGGCCATGTCAATCAAAATGGTAAATGATACGCCAAGTCAACCTTGAAATGGATCATGTATGTCATATATTGTATGACATGTGCAACAATGTCTGCATGTTGAACATTGGAAGGGGAGGTGGCTTTCACATAAAATTAACAATGGTTTTTGTTTAGATGTCATTGACCTGGAAATGAGACACCAAAGCaaagaataaatattaaaaaaaaaaagattaaagtcGGATGACAGGTTGTGTAATTCTGGGTAAAAAGTGAGCAGGCATGTTTTTAAATAGTGCCCCAAAATCTTAGTCGTGTTTCTACAAAGTTCATAGTTTGAAGTAGTATAGTTTATACAAACGAGCCATGTGTTTTCTCGCAGCGTAAAATATTCAAGTAAAAGTTCAAGGTGAGGGGAATTCAATAAGCTACATGAATACTGTTTATATTTAATAGAGTATATGCAAAATTGAGGTGTAAATGTTGTACTAACGTGTTACAACAACCGTGATGTGAGGCTATAgtcaaatgtcaggttggtccttTTGAATAATGCAGTGAAAGAAGAGATAATAAGCAACCCTTCACCTTAACCCCAATATGAAGTCATCCGGAACCTCCTCCTTTTGGTCCATCTAACCTGCACCTCCCAGTTGTCCACTCCGTTTCCATCTATCCTACCTTAGTGATAATGCGGTATGCTTCATCAAACCCCATTTAATTTTCCCACCAAGCTGTTAATAAACCAAAGAAACTCATAGTCATGTTTCTTGGTTTAAGCTGCATGGCGAAGTAATTACCACATCGATCCAGGGGCGCAACTATCTTCTTTCTGAGGGGTGTGCAGACACATGACAGGCAACCCCTCCATGACATTTTTTCTTCCCTTGTTTATGTTTATATGCATCTTATTTTTGGGGACTTTCTTTACAAACTTATTTTAAGTGACATATTACAGCGGGGGGCATAGAGGTCGACTGGTAAGCGCATCCGCCCCACggtacagaggtccagggtttgattTAGCGCTCCGGCCTTTTTGTGTAGGAAatttgttctccccgtgcttgcgtggatttcctcccacattccaaaaacatgcatgatagggtgatggaacactctcaaatctaaattgtcccccaaTCTCAAACCCTTTCACGAGAGGAAAGATGGCCAGTGTCACAGAGGGACAATATTCCAAAACTCCAAAACATTGAAGACCATATGTCGTCAGCATTTATTTACACCTGGAACGTTAAGTCCTGATATAGCACAATATAACATAACGTAATCCACAATGCACAGTTATTGACGTCTTTTATAAGTCAGCATTAGCCACAAACACCATTTGGAGTTTATAGAGATTGAGAGTTTACTGTACCATGCCATTGAAAAGTTAGTGGTGGTACTTAGCTGTGATAACTTTAACATCAAGTTGACAGCCGGTTACAGTTAACTGAGTTTTGAACAATATGATAACCGTGGCATTAAATTTACCGGTTGGTTAAATCTACTTAAACATTGGTTATAAAAATAATCAAGTTTTGAACAACCGAGCTCcggaaacaagtccaaaatagaattagtttttttcattttgcacttGATACACTTTTCTCAGACATGCATTAGCATGTTCTTACATCTCTGTTTAATACGGAGCCCCAGACAAGacatttgaggggaaaaaactgCGCATGAACAACTAATTTGTGCATACAAACTACTTATTTGTGCACACCGATTACTTTGTGGACACAAACTATTATTTCGTATGCGTGAAATAGTTACAGCGTGCACACAAAATAGTGACACggtgcacacaaaatagttaCAGTGTGCACATGAAGTGCTAATCGAGCGCACCTTCACTGACTCAATTCTCACTGAGCGAGCCGGTGccttcaaaaacacacaaattatTGCAtctggcatttttatttttcaccaacATTAATTTGTGAGGTTATGacaaaaagttttcattttgtatacaGTACATCTACCAGTAACCGTGATCCCTCCCAGAGCACTGCATTTGCTTGATAAGAAAATCGATCCCGGCGTCCAAGTCGTACCTCCGCCGGGATAGCAAGCTGGCTCTCAACAGCCTATTCAAATGCCTCTCGATGATAATGACTCCTTGCAATGCTTAGCTTTTCGTGATGTCTTTGTAACTCATCCCGAGCGCAAAAAAAGACTTCGATCACGCTGTCCCTGTCCATTTTGTCGCTTTCCATCGACCTTTCAACTTTAAAAGAAGCTGCGATTGATTTCCTATTCGAGTGACCCGCATGGAGCCACGGCTACTTTGTGAACATCTAACTGTTTTGCGCACACAGTGTAGTAGTCCATGCGCACAAATTAGGATCTTGTGCCCACAAAGTAGTTTCTCATCTGTACATAATAATTCCAGGGTgtgcacaaaatgttttttttttcaaaggtctCGGGCCTGCGGGCCTGTATTTTAAACACTCAAAGGTCACACCTTTGTGGATTTACAATAAAAGATCGAAACTTTATTTCAgaccaaaacattattttgagaaataaaaatataaatgtctATCGGGCCATTTCCTTCATCTTTATCTGGACTGAGTATAAGCAttttcctgttaaaaaaaaaaaaagaagatgacaATGTCTATGAGCTCACCTTACTTGATTGCGTTTGCTCGACTGTTGGGACTTACACAAAGAACAACCAGCTCTcactctcagaaatcaaatcagtGTATGTTGTGCCACAATGACTTACTCTTCCCTTCATTAAGACTAGGTAATATGAGATGCCTGTGTACAGAGAAAGTTAAGATATCAGATAGTATGCCACTGTAAGGCTCAGTTACCTGGCACAAGCATGGAGGCAGTGTTATGGAGCAGCGGGTTGGTGGTTTTAACCTAGAGAGTTTTGAGGATCAAGACAGAGGTATATGGCGAGTAGAAGCTCTCGTTATGCAACTTATCATTATCCTCAGGCTTCAGCAAATCATATGATTGACAATCATTTGCCATGATTCCTGACAAGTGGATCTCAGATAACTGCAGAGTGAATacttgatgcttccttgccaTGAATTGATTATGAGCATCAGAGGATAAAGAGTTGATTAGCACGGTAATTTAATTTCTGTAGTGGGCCTAATTATACAGAGCTGCATTTTATTTACACAAACAATTAGGTTTTATATTTCTCATCAACATTCCTTGGTGCACAAGATGCCCTATAGGAATTAGCTCATGAATTAACTTACAGGACGCatcttaatgtttgacgaacAGGTAGGCTGAGGGGTTGTTGAACGACAGgaccacagagcagaacagccGCTAGGATACTGGATCTGGCGGGTCACCGTTATCAGATCATTCAAGGCGGACATCCTTGTAACATGATGAAGATCAGATCAGGAGACCATGATGAATAGATTTACAATTAGGGCACACTTGGACATAGTTGAATTAAACTGGAGTGATCACCTGTCAAAAGACGCCATCGTTCAATGGATGTGGTGCCAAGAAAGAGTCCGTCATATACAGCTCGTTGATTTGATAGAATTCTGGAaacgtgtatatatactgtacatacgttGTACATGTCAAGTAAGctgtttttcattattttgacaCAAGACTAATTTATTTGTTGAGAATGTCTGAAGTAATCTGATGTAGTCCTTTGctgctttgaaaataaacaatgcagcttgaaaacctggactcagccccactcacccatttttaatatgcgtATATCTATACtttatcatttatatttatttatatacttttgttcttctacttctccatttcataatttttctgctgtaaatgaggaatttctccattgtgagataaataaaggttttcttatcttatcttgtacaAAGTAGAATAGAGCCAAGGTTTGAAGAGTTTATTAACGTTATTGATGAGTGGCAAAACAAGATCAGCCATCACAGAAAAGGAATACAGTTGTCCATGCTGCAGATGAATTGTTACATTATTATAATGTTAATGTTAGTCAATAGTATACTCTTCTGATCTCTTGAATCActaaattcattttattggttaaGTTTGACTTCTGACCAGACCAGAGAAATCCTTTAGCATGAAAATGTGTCCAAACACCCATGGAGTAGGCTACAAAATTTTGTATCACACACTTCTGAAAATGACTTTACagtaaagtgctttttttttttaattcatactCACTCACATAGTGTCTCTGTAAGCCTTGACACGCTGTGCATTTCCCGATCACTTTGCTGAGGGGAACTGGGCAGGTACCTAGAACTTGTTGCTGTGGTGATAACATCATGGGGCAGAGGTTCTTTGTCTCTGACAGCATATTTGCCACAATGTGATTTCTGAGCTCGAACGTGGTTTTCTTTCCCATctaaacaggaggaggaggaatccTTAATCGACCACCAAATATTGAAATCCAACAACCTGTAattcatgtgaaaataaaatattagcagcatttttttatgattattattgttgatTCAAGTATCTTCTCACTTTAATGGTCTTGCAGCaaagcttttttcttcttttgtttttctgcagcCTCAGATGCAGCTTGCTTGTTCT
This sequence is a window from Hippocampus zosterae strain Florida chromosome 6, ASM2543408v3, whole genome shotgun sequence. Protein-coding genes within it:
- the tmc2b gene encoding transmembrane channel-like protein 2-B, with the protein product MPSKKRNDATIDVEVVGMEVDAVVDSGSEEEARRRIKSRKAKAQRKAKLYSAEEESEEEEDEAPRKRGRQKKAQHQDSDEEEDEDGNRSVKTKASKASRKKAAREESEEESEEDRRRKKKGAKLVSKKDKEEQNKEKKGDAKGKKGNDKGGEKDKKKRGSSSSSSSDSAEESLSEGEMAALKEEVEEKKKLVATLRNKPWRMKRRLTLLKEAQEFIEKFEGALGKGKGKKLYAFKVMMTKKFIKFKRDFENFKTAFIPWEGKIKEVESHFGSSVASYFIFLRWMYGLNLVLFGFMFGLVVLPEILMGLPYGSIPRKTVPRQEQAKAMDFSVLFDFGGYCKYSFLFYGYYDHKRTIGVLQFRLPLSYLLVGVGIFGYSLMVVIRTMARNSNEGGDGADEGEFTFSWKMFTSWDYLIGNPETADNKYASITTSFKESIVDEQENQKDENIHLRRFLRVLANVLILCSLGGSGYLIYFVVKRSQEFADMDNDELSWFEKNEVEFVMSLLGLVCPPLFETIAELEDYHPRIALKWQLGRIFALFLGNLYTFLFALFDEVNAKLESEKTIKNATEWALKEYRSNYSSYFNTTDVPPPDVHPADVIRGPCWETAVGIEFVKLIVSDIQVNYLTILIGDFLRAVTVRFLNYCWCWDLEAGFPSYGEFDISGNVLGLIFNQGMIWMGAFYAPGLVGLNVLRLLCSMYYQCWAVMACNVPHERVFKASRSNNFYMGLLLLVLFLSLLPVVYTIMTLSPSFDCGPFSGQEKMYDVVMETIEQDLPSFIGDIFGYATNPGLIMPAVLLMVLAIYYLNAVSKGYQQANVDLKKKMQTARDEEKNRRNNTDTTNQVMKDLEDLLPDKSLIFPPTAEEPCPPKVVIEKGTKSPKMKPGAAANGRGVHLQKDVSLAASNPRRVVTRAPGPRSQPPGNARGPKPGLGRGRGGGRPPRQ